The DNA segment AGTCGCTGACCTCGAGCGTTTTCCCGGTTTGGCGTTAGGATTCGAGGTTGCTGCGGCTGGCGGTACCGCTGGTGCAGTCGTCAACGCGGCCAACGAAGAGGCGGTCGGCCTGTTCCTAGACGGGCAAATTCGGTTTACTGACATTGTTTCGGGGTGCCGCGACGTGTTGGCAAACCACACTCACGAATCCGACCCACCGCTGGCTCGGTTACTGGAACTGGACCGTTGGGCTCGGCTAGAAACCCGAAACCGATTTAAGCTGTAAACCAATCAACGCGGATTCGCGTCGAACACGATAAGACATACCGAACTGAAACCCTGCATTCCCCACCCATCCGGACGCCGACATTTTGGTCGACAAATTTATCCCCGTCCGGACCGAACGTTTTAGGCACAACTGAAGATGTTGATTGACTCGATCGCAGCGGCGATTCCAATTTTTGATGCGATCGCTTTGGCGGCTTCCCTGCCGATTGCTGACCTTTCGCTGGTCGACCTGCCGCTGGCCGCCACGGATGACCCTGGATTCGTATCATCCTTGCTGACCAACATCATGCTGTGGGGCCGAGTCGCGCTGGGCATTGGCTTGGTGATTTTCGTTCATGAACTCGGGCACTTCGTCGCCGCCAAATCGTTCGGCGTCAAATGCGAAAAGTTCTATGTCGGCTTTGACGTGCCGATCAAAATCGGACCGATCAAGTTTCCGCGGACGCTGGGCAAGTTCACCTACGGCGAAACCGAATACGGCATCGGCATCATCCCGCTTGGCGGATACGTGAAGATGCTCGGCCAAGACGACGATCCGCGCAAACTCGAAGAAGAAAACAAACGCATCACCGTCGACAGTGACACGGCCGAAGAACCCGTGCTGGACCCGCGCAGTTTCCCCGCCAAACCTGTTTGGCAGCGAATGATCATCATCAGCGCCGGCGTCGTGGTGAATGTCATCACCGGTATCTTGTTCGCTGCGATGGCGTTCGGATACGGCGTCACTTACAGCCCCGCGATCGTCGGCGGCGTCACGCCAGGCGGCCCTGCGTGGCAAGCCGGAATCGAACCGGGCGGAAAAGTTCTATCGATCGGAACGTTGCATGACGACAACATGCACTTTCGTGAAATGAAGATGGAGATCCTGACGCAAGGATTCGAAAAGCCCGACCAACCGATCGACGTGGCCATCCAGTACGACGACGGTGTCCGCAACTTTAAACTGCAACCCAAGGGGCTGCCGGACAATAAAGAGTTCCGCATGATCGGTGTCGCGATTCCCGAATCAGTCACACTCGACACGAAATCATACGCACGCCCTCAAAGCGTCGCTGCCGAAGCATTCACCGAAGCCGATGCTGGCGCGACCATCACGGCATTCGGCGATACGGCGATCGACGATTCCTCGATCGTGCCCGGCACCAACTTCTTTGATTACTTGTACACACACCCAAGTGAATCCATCGAGTTGACCCTAACGCGCGCGGACGAGGCCAAGACCGTTACCAAGGTCACCCTGCCGCCGCAAAAAGCAAAATCGATCGGCATCCGCTACGCCGTCGGCCCGATCGTTGCCTTGGTTGACGGCGGACCAGCCGATAAAGCCGGACTAAAAGTCGGCGACATGATCGAAGCGGTTGCTGACAACGAATCGGTTGACGCCTACAGCTTGCCAAACCAACTGGTCGGATCGACCGAACCACTGACCTTCCGAGTCCGCCGAGGACAAGACGATGCAGCAGAGACCGTGTCGATCACGATCACTCCCAACGATTCGCTGCAAACGCTTTCGCCAACTGCGGTGCTGTCGGGCGACATCGGTGTCAACTCGTTTGGATTTGCTTACAAGCCATTGCCCACGGTAAGCCGTGTGCTGGATGAACAGTCCACCGATGGCGAGGCTTTGCAACCCGGCGATCAACTGCAAGAAGTCCGTTTGGTGATGGACGATGCAGACATGCCCGAGTGGTTGAAGGACGAACGATACGCACCGGTCCTTGAATCGCTGCGTGAAGGCCAGGAATTCACTTCGACGACGCCATTAAATGCGTTTGTCGATACGATCCAGTACTTGCCCATCGGGGCAAAGCTGGAAGTCAAAGCGACTCGCGGAACCGACAATAAAATCGTTTCATCAACGCTGGCCATCCAGGAAGACGACCGATACTTGTTCGATCGAGGACTCGGATTGCCTCCGCGCGAAGCCGTCCAGCAAGCCGACTCGATCGGCCAGGCGTTATCGCTGGGATTCCGCGAAGGTCAACGTCGTTTCAAAGATGTCGTGCGATTCTTGAAGATGTTGCCGCAAGGTCGCATCGGTCTGAAACACGTTGGCGGCCCGCTGGCGATTGTCGACATCGCCAAGAATGAAGCCGAAAAAGGGATCTCTCCCCAATTGATGTTCTTGACGATGTTGAGCATGAACTTGGCGATCTTGAACTTCCTGCCGATCCCTGCGCTCGACGGAGGTCACATGATGTTCCTGCTGTATGAATTGGTCGTCGGCAAGCGTGCGAACGAACAACTGGAATTCCGCCTGACCATCATCGGACTGCTATCGCTGTTGACCTTGATGGTCGTGGTCTTCGCCAATGACTTGTTCCGGTATCTGAACTAGCTGTCATGCCATCCGGCGAAGCATAGCTCGTCGGTCCCTGCCGCGTTTGCAGCAGGGACCCAAACCCATGCGTCTATTTTGCCAGATCAACAGCTACGATCTCTTTGTCGTTGCGTGCGAAAACAGTCTGTCCAGAATACGCGGGATGACTCCACACCACGGACCGGCCAAAACACTCTGAGGTCGGTTCGAGGACGTGGAAGCGACCGAGGTCTTCGTAACCCGTCGCCGTCAATTTTGCCATTTGCAGGTCGCCGGTTTCGCTGAAAATCAAATAGCGATCGGTGTCGGCCACTCGAGTCAAGAAAGCGGTTCCGTGTTTAATGAATCGTTTCTCGTCGGGCTTGGTGGCTTCGAACGTTGACCACAACCGCGAACCGTCTTTGGCATCGACCGCGATCAAGCTGCCTTGGTCACAATCGGTTCCGTAGACGACACCGTCTGCGAAAATCGGTGTCGCATTGGCGCTGTGAACTGCGTTCTTTGGTTCGCCTCGCCAAATTTCTTTGGCGCTAGGACGATCGTTTGCCAGTTCGATCATCACCGCTTCGGTGCGAATGCCACTGGCATACATCAGGTCACCGTCAACCATGGGACGCGCGATCGACATTTCAAAGCTCGGTTCGATCGGGATGCTCCAGTACTGTTTGCCGGTCGCAGGATCCAAACTAGTCACTGACGTTGGCGTGTAAGCGATCAATTGCCTCGCACCACCATGCTCGATAATCGACGGAGGACAATAACCGGCTGCCGAATCGATTGCTTTCCATTTCACTTCGCCGGTCAACTTGTCGAATGCGACGATGCCTTGTCCGTCGCCGCCGACCATGGTGTAAAGCAGATCACTATCGACCAACGGGTGTGCAGAAAATCCCCAGATTGGCACTTCCGCAGAAAAGTCTTCCTTCAGGCTTCGTTTCCAAACCAATTCGCCGTCGGTGACTCGCAAAGCCTGCAAGTCGCCTTCGCTGCCCAGAATGTAAACATGTCCGCCATCAACGGTCGGCGTGCAACGTGGGCCGGCTGGATAGGAAATGCTGTAGGGGCAATTGTAAGCATATTGCCAAAGCTGTTTTCCGGACCCGGCCTCCAGCACGGTCAAACGTTCTTGCCCTTGCAAATTGGCTCGTTCGCCGGGATTGTTAAACGCTTCGCCAGCGGTTTTTTGATAGTCAAACACGAACACGCGGCCGTCTACGACCGCAGGACCAGCGTAGCCGCCTGCGATCGGCGTTCGCCATTTGACCTTCAAGCCTTCGGCAGGCACCTCGTCGATGATTCCCTTTTCACGGTACACTCCATCCCGAGACGGCCCCATCCATCCCGGCCAATTATCAGCCATGGAATCACTCGCCGTGATTGCGGTAAAACAAAACGCCGCGACCGTTGAAAAGAGTCGCATTCGGCCAAAGGGTCGATAGAGCATGGATCAAGAGGTCCGTTATAAAGAGTGTGGGCAGCAAGACTTTTCATTGTAGGCTAGGACGAAAGTTTAAATGACCACCGATGCAGCCCAACCGCCCCCCATGCCAAGTCGAGCAACGAAAACGTTGGTTTTGATGCGACACGCAAAGAGCGACTGGGGTGATTCCAGCCTTTCGGATCATGACCGTCCGCTGAATAAACGCGGTAACCGTGACGCGCCGATCATGGGAAAATGGCTTGCCGACGTTGCCCCCACCCCTAGCTTGGTGCTGTCGTCATCCGCGGTCCGAACCCAAGAAACCGTTGCCGCGATGACATCGAACTGGTCGACCCAACCGACCATCAGGCTGTTGGAATCCCTGTACTTGGCCGGTCCCGAAGCGATCTGGCGAACGGCGGCCAGCGAAGGTGGTCAGCACGATTGCGTGATGATGCTCGGGCACAATCCGGGCATGAGCCAACTGACCAGTTTGATGGCCGACCGTGGGATCGAGATGCCAACCGCTTGCATGGCAATCTTTCGATTAAGCATCACCCGTTGGAGTGAATGGTCTAAGGATACGGATCTTGAATTCGTGCAATTCATGAGCCCCAAGCTGCTTTAGGATTTCGATGTCTGCAACGCTTGCATGGATCACCTCGCTTGCCATCCTTGCGGGGCACTTCGGTTTGATGCTGTCCAGTTACAACCGCATCAACGGGTTCGGATGGCCTCGCAAAAACATCAAACGATGTACCAAAGTCATGTTTGCGTTTACGCTTGCCTGGCCGATCATCGCAGCCGTCGTGTGGCGAGAATTCTTGACGGACTGGTTGGGCGGACACGCGGACATCGCGTCGGTGCCGCCGGTACTAGCGGTGTACTCAATCCTTTGCTTGATCGCGTGGCCGATGCTGGGGATTCCCTGGTTGTACTTCCGACCGGCCTTGGGAATCGAAGCGGTGAAAGCGATGGTCAAGACTGAAGTCGTTCCGGTGCAACAAGTGGTATCGAACCGATTGGCGTTGACGAAAAAGTGCAAACTCGAGTCTCGCTTGCCCATCAATCAAGTATTTGATCTGTCGATTGATCAGATTGATTTGCCCATCGTCGGCCTGCCTACAAAGCTAGACGGGTACCGCATTGCTCATTTGTCCGACATTCATTTAACCGGCGACATCCATCCGGACTTCGCGGGTTACGCAGTCGAACGAGCGAACCGCTGGAATCCGCACTTGATGGCACTAACCGGTGACATCATCGATAAACAGCCTTGCATCGATTGGCTGGGACAAATTTTCGGCCCCGCCCGAGCTCGAGACGGCTGCTACTTTGTGCTTGGCAATCATGACACACGGATCGTTGATTCGTGGCAAACTCGTGAAGCGATGGACCGTGCAGGATGGACAGACCTCGGCAGCCGGGGGCTAAAGACATCGCTCGGCGGAGTCGGCTCGATGATCATCGGCAACGAACATCCTTGGTACCAACGGCCAACGATCGATCCCAAATCTGAGGAAGGCTTCCGCTTGTTGCTGAGCCATAGCCCGGACCAATTCGGCTGGGCTCGACAACACAACGTCACGCTGATGTTGGCCGGACACACCCATGGTGGCCAAGGGCGATTACCAGTCGCCGGCCCCCTGCTAAGCCCCAGTTTCCACGGCAGCCGTTACGCATCAGGTAACTTCTATCGTTACCCAACAACGATGCACGTGACTCGCGGGTTGGCCGGCACCCATTTAATCCGCATCAACTGCCGACCTCAACTCTCGCTGCTGACCTTACGGGTCGCAACGTAAAACACAACGGCAAGGTTACTCGATTGTCAGATTACTGAGGACCGTGTGTTTAGCGAACGAAATTTCGCCGACGTGCATACTTGTAACCGGGAATGAAAAAACACGCGGCGGCAACAAGTCCGAACCAGAAGTGGGCAAAATCCGGATACATCGCCATCACCACCGAAACCGCCAACAGCGAGGCTGCTTGCAAGTAGAAGGTGCCGTTGAACATGCCAGCTTTGACGATAAATACCATCGCGCTGATAATTCCCAACATCGGCGACAAACTTAGCACCGGCATCTCAAGCCACCATTCCAGTGGGAACAGCAGGCCGATGGCAATCATGCTGGCGCCCCACACATGCGCGACTTGCCGTTCGATGAACGTAACCGGCCCCATGCGCCGGCGCATCGACCAAAACACGGTCGCCCAAGCGCCCAATCCAACCGTCCAAACAGCCGCATAGATCCAGCGCTGTTGGACGTTGTGATAGTCAAGCTGCCACGTCAACAGACACGCAACCAGGATGACCAACGAGTGCCAAATCCACAACGTGCCCCAATTCTCTAAAACGGCTGCGTGATGAGTTTCGCGGAACAGCCGAGCGACGACTTGACTGAACCGGCCGCTGCCAGCGGCAACCCGCTCGTCATCCAAGTAGGCTTTCAAATCGTCGGCCAACGCACCGGCCGATTCGTAACGTAAGTCAATCGGTTTTTGCAAACACCGAATCGTGATCATTTCCAAGTCACGATCCAAACTCGGACGCAGTGCACGGGGCGGTGCCGGGTCTTGTTCGATCACCAACATCACCAACTCCATCGGTGATTCGGCAACCAAGGGCGGACGTCCCGTCAGTGCGAAATACAGCACGCATCCGAGACCGTACACGTCGCTGGCCGGTCCCACCAAACCGCGTCGACCGCCGGCCTGTTCAGGTGACATATAAGCCGGCGTTCCCAACAACATGCCGCTACGAGTTAGTTCATCGCTGTCGGTGATCTGCTTGGCCAACCCAAAGTCAGTCACCATCGCCGTGCCATCATCGGCGATCAAAATATTGCTGGGCTTCAAATCGCGATGCAAAACTCCGTGTCGGTGAGCAAACTCGATTGCGCAAGCGATGTCCGCGACGATTCTGGCGGCCTGTCGCTGCGGCAGCGGTCCATCAGCGACCATCTCGGCCAGCGTCACTCCCTCAACCAACTGCATGCTAAAGAAGGGCCGACCGTCGACGTCACCCACTTCATAGACCGGTACGATCCCGGCATGTTCCAGCTTCGCCGTCGCCGCAGCTTCGGCCATGAAACGGTTCAGGTCCGTTTCGCTTGCTAGCCCTCCTCGCAAAATCATCTTGACCGCAACGTCGCGTCCGAGACTGATTTGCCGCGCCCGAAAAACAACGCCCATTCCGCCGCGGCCAAGTTCTTCGATCAACTGATAGTCGCCCACCGTCGTCGGCAATTGCAGACTTCGCCAACGACTGCCAGCCGCTGTTTCGTCGACCAAACCCTCGTCTCGACCAGCACCGGCGGTGTCCGTCACCAGTACGGCACCGAGCAAACTTTTTAGTTCATCCGCCAGATCGGGATTGCTGGTACAGACCGTTTCAATATCAATGATTTCGCCGCGACAGATCGCATCAGTAACCTCGGACAAGACATTCGCCAACCGTTGATCGCGATCGCTCACTCGCCGCTCTCGCTGGCATTGGGATTGATCGATTGATCTTCCAGCAACTCACGCAGACGCCGCACCGCACGCAGGTATCGCATGCTGGCCGCGGGCGGATTCAGATTCATCACTTGCGAGATTTCGAGATTCGTCAAATGCTCGTAGTGCCGCATCAAAATGATCTCGCGATCTTGATCGCCAAGTTGTTCGATCGCAGCCTCGACTTGACCGGCGATCTCTCGCTGAGTCGCCGCGGCAGCGGGTGTCAGCGCCGGGTCGCATAACTGAATCGCCAGTTCCATCGTCGAGTGATCCGATCCTGCCGGAACCGACATTGGTTGCTCGCGGTCCATGTTTCGCTTTGCCGAAACACGATGACGACGATAGGTATCGATGATTCGGTCCCAGGCGATCTGACGCAGCCAAAGATGAAACGCCATCGCTGGATCATCAAGGTATTTGCTAAGCCGATTGTTGGCTTCGATCATCACATCTTGAACGACATCGCTAACATCAACACGACGCTGGACTTTTCGATCCAGACGCATTTCCACCAGCCGGCGAATCGGTGCACGATGTCGTTCTAAAAGGGTATTCACCGCGTCAACATCGCCGTTCTTTGCCGATTTAAGCAAAGTTTCGGTACGGTCGTCGCTAGGCCAAATTGATTTTTCCAACAAAAACTCCTGGTGGCATGTTCGACACCAGCAAAGGTAAGAACGGTCTCTATAGTTTGCGAATCTTGATGTTCTTGAAACGTACTGTCATCGCCGGGCCTTTGTGCAATTGCAAAGCGATAATGCCTGTCTTGGCGGCCTTATCGGATTGCTCGTCGATCACTTCGCTGGTCATCGCGCCATTAATGAAGTGCTGAAGATGGTTTCCATCGGCAACGACACGAAAGTCATTCCACTTGCCCGGGTGAATGCCGTTGCCCAGCTTTTCGGCATTGCCAAACTGAACCTTAGATTTTTTACCGTCCGATCCAATGGTGACCGTTTCGCCACGCAGTGCCAGAATTCCGCGAGCCTTTTCTTCGTACAGAATGCCCGCAAATTTGTTCGCATCGTCAATGTCAGCCTGATAGCCCGACACAACGTACTTGGCTTCATCAACCACTCGGCTGCGATACTGGATTCCGGAATTGCCACCTTCGATCTTGAACTCGGCCGTCAATTCAAAGTTTTCGAATTCTTCCGCTTTGTAGATCAGGAATGTATTGCCATCGATCGGGTCACTATCGGTCGTTCGACCGACAATTTGTCCATCCTCGGTTGACCACAAATCTTCACGACCGACCCATCCGGTCAAATCCTTGCCGTCGAATAGCACCACCGTATCGGCTGCTTCGGCCGTGGCCGTATCCTCGGCGCTAGCGACCGAACCAACCGAAAACAAACAGACCAGTGAAAGTGCGAAAGAAATCTTCATGGGTGGGGACAACCTTTTAGGGGCGAGATGGAAATAGGGGGTGATATCGATGCCGACAGTGTAGTTGATCCGCCAATGCCTGGACTCATTCTGCCGGCCCGATTCCGCCCATCGTATTCCAATATCCGCCGCGTGAATGATCAAACTTCAGTTTAGCGCCGCGGAAAGACTCGTCGAATCCGGCTTCGTCGCTCCACACCCGGTGACCGCCAACGTACGTGGCAACTGGCCACCCCGTCAGGGTCGATCCGTGCCACGGACTCCACCTTGTCTTGGTGTGCTGTTCCTCGTCGCAAATAGTTCGCTGTTTCTGCAAATCGACCAGGACTAAATCCGCATCGTAACCTGCCTCGATTCTGCCCTTGCCAACGATATCCCAGACACGCGCAGGTGCATCGCACATCCACGACGCGACCTGGTTAATCGTACACCGCCCCGTCACCACTCGGTCCAACATCAACGCCAACGAGTTCTCGACTGCAGGCAAACCCGAGGGGCTCTCCGGATAGGGTTTTGATTTTTCTTCCAACGTGTGCGGTGCGTGATCCGTCGCAATCACTTGGATGGTTCCGTCGAGCAGTGCGTTCCACAAACCATCGTTGTCGGACTTCGTTTTGATCGAAGGGTTCATTTGAATTCGACTTCCCAGACGCGGGTAATCGTCAACGTTGAAAAAAATGTGGTGCAAACAAATCTCGGCTGTCACAAAAGGCGATCCATCGACCAGCAACGGCAATTCGGCGGCCGTCGAAACGTGCAGTACATGAAATCGATGTTGGTGACGACGGGCCAATTCAGTCGCTCGCCGAGTTGCAATCACGGCAGCGTTCTCGTCACGAATTCGCGAGTGGTCGGTGATGTCCGACGTACCGGCAAGCCGAGCCGCATTGGCTCGCACTGTCGTTTCATCTTCGCAATGAGCACAAATCGGCAACGTCGTTTCCGCAAAAATTCGCTCCAGTGCTTCCTGTTGATCGACCAACAAATTGCCGGTGCTGCTGCCGATAAAAATCTTGATGCCGGGAACATCCTTCGCCGCATTCAGCTCGGCAACGTTGTCAGGTGTAGCGCCGATGTAAAAACCATAATTCACCAGCGACTTTTGGGCAGCGATTGCGTCCTTCGCGCGGACGCCCTCGACTGTCACTGCCGGAGGCTTGGTGTTTGGCATTTCGAGAAACGAAGTTACTCCGCCAGCGGCACAAGCGTGCGATGCAGTCGCCAAGTCTTCTTTGTGAGTCAGGCCAGGTTCGCGGAAATGAACTTGGTCGTCGATCACACCAGGCATCAAATGCAAACCGGCACAGTCAATCACTTCATCTGCCTGAACGTTTGAACCACCGTCCACATCAAGGATTCGACCGTTTTCGACGACAACCGATGCCGTGCGAACCCCATCATGAAAAACGACTTCAGCGTTGCGAAAGACTGTGCGAGTCATGGTTGAATTTCCGAGTGGCAAGAGCGAAATCATGTCATCTTAAATTAACAACCACAGCGAGAGCGATGAACCCGACACATTTACCACCGCCAATTTCGCGTCTGACAAAGCAAAACTCACTTGCCCATCGATCGACGAAAAGCGTCAAAAGCGTCTCGATAGGCAGCCGGCGGTGGTTTGCGATTTCCCGAATCACGAATTCCTTGCATCGCATCCGCCGCGTCGCGAGCATTGCCAGTGGTCGCCGTACCCGGTTCACGCAGCCCCAAACTTCGCAGCGCGTCTTCGATTTGTTGATTCGACTTGGCCTCGCCCGCAGGACTGCCCAGATCGCGGACACCCTTCCA comes from the Rubripirellula reticaptiva genome and includes:
- a CDS encoding dihydroorotase, which encodes MTRTVFRNAEVVFHDGVRTASVVVENGRILDVDGGSNVQADEVIDCAGLHLMPGVIDDQVHFREPGLTHKEDLATASHACAAGGVTSFLEMPNTKPPAVTVEGVRAKDAIAAQKSLVNYGFYIGATPDNVAELNAAKDVPGIKIFIGSSTGNLLVDQQEALERIFAETTLPICAHCEDETTVRANAARLAGTSDITDHSRIRDENAAVIATRRATELARRHQHRFHVLHVSTAAELPLLVDGSPFVTAEICLHHIFFNVDDYPRLGSRIQMNPSIKTKSDNDGLWNALLDGTIQVIATDHAPHTLEEKSKPYPESPSGLPAVENSLALMLDRVVTGRCTINQVASWMCDAPARVWDIVGKGRIEAGYDADLVLVDLQKQRTICDEEQHTKTRWSPWHGSTLTGWPVATYVGGHRVWSDEAGFDESFRGAKLKFDHSRGGYWNTMGGIGPAE
- a CDS encoding 3-keto-disaccharide hydrolase — translated: MKISFALSLVCLFSVGSVASAEDTATAEAADTVVLFDGKDLTGWVGREDLWSTEDGQIVGRTTDSDPIDGNTFLIYKAEEFENFELTAEFKIEGGNSGIQYRSRVVDEAKYVVSGYQADIDDANKFAGILYEEKARGILALRGETVTIGSDGKKSKVQFGNAEKLGNGIHPGKWNDFRVVADGNHLQHFINGAMTSEVIDEQSDKAAKTGIIALQLHKGPAMTVRFKNIKIRKL
- a CDS encoding metallophosphoesterase; this encodes MSATLAWITSLAILAGHFGLMLSSYNRINGFGWPRKNIKRCTKVMFAFTLAWPIIAAVVWREFLTDWLGGHADIASVPPVLAVYSILCLIAWPMLGIPWLYFRPALGIEAVKAMVKTEVVPVQQVVSNRLALTKKCKLESRLPINQVFDLSIDQIDLPIVGLPTKLDGYRIAHLSDIHLTGDIHPDFAGYAVERANRWNPHLMALTGDIIDKQPCIDWLGQIFGPARARDGCYFVLGNHDTRIVDSWQTREAMDRAGWTDLGSRGLKTSLGGVGSMIIGNEHPWYQRPTIDPKSEEGFRLLLSHSPDQFGWARQHNVTLMLAGHTHGGQGRLPVAGPLLSPSFHGSRYASGNFYRYPTTMHVTRGLAGTHLIRINCRPQLSLLTLRVAT
- a CDS encoding M50 family metallopeptidase, encoding MLIDSIAAAIPIFDAIALAASLPIADLSLVDLPLAATDDPGFVSSLLTNIMLWGRVALGIGLVIFVHELGHFVAAKSFGVKCEKFYVGFDVPIKIGPIKFPRTLGKFTYGETEYGIGIIPLGGYVKMLGQDDDPRKLEEENKRITVDSDTAEEPVLDPRSFPAKPVWQRMIIISAGVVVNVITGILFAAMAFGYGVTYSPAIVGGVTPGGPAWQAGIEPGGKVLSIGTLHDDNMHFREMKMEILTQGFEKPDQPIDVAIQYDDGVRNFKLQPKGLPDNKEFRMIGVAIPESVTLDTKSYARPQSVAAEAFTEADAGATITAFGDTAIDDSSIVPGTNFFDYLYTHPSESIELTLTRADEAKTVTKVTLPPQKAKSIGIRYAVGPIVALVDGGPADKAGLKVGDMIEAVADNESVDAYSLPNQLVGSTEPLTFRVRRGQDDAAETVSITITPNDSLQTLSPTAVLSGDIGVNSFGFAYKPLPTVSRVLDEQSTDGEALQPGDQLQEVRLVMDDADMPEWLKDERYAPVLESLREGQEFTSTTPLNAFVDTIQYLPIGAKLEVKATRGTDNKIVSSTLAIQEDDRYLFDRGLGLPPREAVQQADSIGQALSLGFREGQRRFKDVVRFLKMLPQGRIGLKHVGGPLAIVDIAKNEAEKGISPQLMFLTMLSMNLAILNFLPIPALDGGHMMFLLYELVVGKRANEQLEFRLTIIGLLSLLTLMVVVFANDLFRYLN
- a CDS encoding SixA phosphatase family protein — translated: MTTDAAQPPPMPSRATKTLVLMRHAKSDWGDSSLSDHDRPLNKRGNRDAPIMGKWLADVAPTPSLVLSSSAVRTQETVAAMTSNWSTQPTIRLLESLYLAGPEAIWRTAASEGGQHDCVMMLGHNPGMSQLTSLMADRGIEMPTACMAIFRLSITRWSEWSKDTDLEFVQFMSPKLL
- a CDS encoding serine/threonine-protein kinase; this translates as MSDRDQRLANVLSEVTDAICRGEIIDIETVCTSNPDLADELKSLLGAVLVTDTAGAGRDEGLVDETAAGSRWRSLQLPTTVGDYQLIEELGRGGMGVVFRARQISLGRDVAVKMILRGGLASETDLNRFMAEAAATAKLEHAGIVPVYEVGDVDGRPFFSMQLVEGVTLAEMVADGPLPQRQAARIVADIACAIEFAHRHGVLHRDLKPSNILIADDGTAMVTDFGLAKQITDSDELTRSGMLLGTPAYMSPEQAGGRRGLVGPASDVYGLGCVLYFALTGRPPLVAESPMELVMLVIEQDPAPPRALRPSLDRDLEMITIRCLQKPIDLRYESAGALADDLKAYLDDERVAAGSGRFSQVVARLFRETHHAAVLENWGTLWIWHSLVILVACLLTWQLDYHNVQQRWIYAAVWTVGLGAWATVFWSMRRRMGPVTFIERQVAHVWGASMIAIGLLFPLEWWLEMPVLSLSPMLGIISAMVFIVKAGMFNGTFYLQAASLLAVSVVMAMYPDFAHFWFGLVAAACFFIPGYKYARRRNFVR
- a CDS encoding sigma-70 family RNA polymerase sigma factor — protein: MEKSIWPSDDRTETLLKSAKNGDVDAVNTLLERHRAPIRRLVEMRLDRKVQRRVDVSDVVQDVMIEANNRLSKYLDDPAMAFHLWLRQIAWDRIIDTYRRHRVSAKRNMDREQPMSVPAGSDHSTMELAIQLCDPALTPAAAATQREIAGQVEAAIEQLGDQDREIILMRHYEHLTNLEISQVMNLNPPAASMRYLRAVRRLRELLEDQSINPNASESGE
- a CDS encoding PQQ-binding-like beta-propeller repeat protein yields the protein MADNWPGWMGPSRDGVYREKGIIDEVPAEGLKVKWRTPIAGGYAGPAVVDGRVFVFDYQKTAGEAFNNPGERANLQGQERLTVLEAGSGKQLWQYAYNCPYSISYPAGPRCTPTVDGGHVYILGSEGDLQALRVTDGELVWKRSLKEDFSAEVPIWGFSAHPLVDSDLLYTMVGGDGQGIVAFDKLTGEVKWKAIDSAAGYCPPSIIEHGGARQLIAYTPTSVTSLDPATGKQYWSIPIEPSFEMSIARPMVDGDLMYASGIRTEAVMIELANDRPSAKEIWRGEPKNAVHSANATPIFADGVVYGTDCDQGSLIAVDAKDGSRLWSTFEATKPDEKRFIKHGTAFLTRVADTDRYLIFSETGDLQMAKLTATGYEDLGRFHVLEPTSECFGRSVVWSHPAYSGQTVFARNDKEIVAVDLAK